The genomic segment GTTTCACGCCCTCGGCGTGATAACATTGAAATTCTTATACATCAAGTTAAGCCCGCCACTGAACCGTCGGCGGGCAGCTACAAACCAATTGATATTGTAGCCGCAGAGCGTTAGCTCTGCTAAAACATTGAAATTTCTATACATCAAGTTAATGCCAACTCCGCCACTAATATTTTGGCGGATCGGCAACTACACTAACATTGTAGTGGCAGACCTTTAGTCTGCCCATATATGGCACGCCAAGGGCGTGCGACTACAAAATTAGTAAATGAGAATAAATTATATGGAGGTGTAATATGGACAATGTATCATTATTTAATTGCATGTTTAAATCGAAGTTGATTGTTTCTGTTTTGGGTTCTTCTGTAATATGTATTCTTTTTTGTTTTAATGCTTCTGCTAAAATAATTACAAAAGATGTGGAATATAAAGACGGTAAAACCGTTTTAGAAGGATTTTTAGCTTACGATGACTCAGTAGAAGGGAAACGACCCGGTGTGTTAATTGTCCATGAGTGGAACGGGTTAGGTTCTTATGTTAAAAACCGTGCTCAACAGATAGCACAACTTGGATATGTAGCTTTTTGTGCAGATATATATGGAAAAGGTATAAGACCAAAAAATACTGAAGAATCGGCTAAACAAGCAGGCATTTACAGAGCCGACCGTATACTAATGAGAAGACGTGTAATACTAGGACTTGAAGAACTTATAAATCAGGAAACAGTTGACCCATCAAGAATAGTAGCAATCGGTTACTGTTTTGGCGGAGGTACAGTACTTGAACTTGCACGTAGTGGTATTGAGATTGCCGGAGTAATCAGTTTTCATGGTAATCTTGATACACCAAACCCGAAAGATTCTAAAAATATAAAAGCAAAAGTCCTCGTATTACAGGGTTCAGAAGACCCTGCTGCTCCACCGGATGCGCGGTTAGCTTTCCAGAAGGAAATGGATGACGCTAACGTTGATTGGCAAATGATAATTTACGGCGGTGCTGTTCACGGTTTTACAAACCCGGCTAATGGAAACGATCCGACTAAAGGTGTTGCATACAACGAAAAGGCAGATAAGCGTTCATGGAATGCAATGGAATTGTTTTTTAATGAAATATTTTCAGGAAAGTGAACTGCTTAATTTATTTAACCGGTTTTTAGTTTCGTTACCGTCACATTTAGCTTTTTGGTCAAGCTTTGTACAATAAAACATATACTTTTCTAATGTTTTATATCTGCAATTTTTATCTCTATCGCTACAAATAAGTTTAAATGTATATTCTTTCATATCAGACCAATCCTCCTAGGTAAAAGTTATACAAACTCTCTATTTCTCAAAAAGTTTTTTGTATTCGCCATAACCCTCTTTTTCCAAGTCTTCTTTCGGAATAAAACGGATAGATGCGGAATTTATACAATATCTGAGACCTGTCGGTTTTGGACCGTCTTCAAATACATGCCCTAAATGTGAATCTCCGGATTTACTACGGACTTCTGTTCTTTCAACCGGTAAACTCTTATCTTCTTTTTTGACAATATTTGAAGACTCTAACGGTTTTGTAAAACTGGGCCACCCGCTACCGGAATCAAACTTGTCAAGTGAACTGAAAAGCGGTTCTCCTGATACTATATCAACATATATTCCTTCCTTTTTATTATTCCAGTACTTATTGTTAAAAGCCGGTTCAGTCCCGCATTGTTGAGTAACATCATACTGAATCGACGTTAATTTTTTCTTTATTTCTTCTTTTGGGATTTTTTTATATTCAGGTTTTTTGACTTTCTTTTCACTTCCCCCATTCTTATTAAGAAATTCATCCCTGCCTGAATTCATCTTGTATATATTATATTGTAGCGGACATTTTTTATAATATTCCTGGTGGTATTTCTCCGCTTTATAAAAAATTGTCGCTTTAATAATTTTTGTCACGATAGGTTTCAAGAATTTACCTGATTTTTGAAGCCTTTCTTTTGATTCTTCTGCCAATTGTTTCTGTTCATCATTAAGATAGAAAATTGCTGTCTGATATTGCGTTCCCCGGTCAACAAATTGACCTCCGGTGTCAGTCGGGTCTATACTTTTCCAAAAAACATCAAGTAGTTCTGAATATGTTATTTTTTGCGGGTCATATATTACTTCAACCGCTTCAAAATGTCCGGTTTTACCAGTACTCACATCCTCATATGTCGGTTTTTCCAAATTACCCCCTGTATAGCCGACACTAACTTCTGATATACCATCCAGTTTTTCAAAAGGCGGCTGCATACACCAGAAACATCCGCCTGCAAAAATAGCTTTTTCCATTTTTTTTGTCTCCTTTTGATTCTGTACGGAACAGCCCAATGTAGTAAGTAAGAATATAACAAATACCAGTAAATAGTTTAAACAGAGATTCTTGTTTTTATTTTTGTTGGTCTCCATGAGCAAATTATAAACATATATTATTAAAACAACATTAAAAAGAAATTAAAATTTCTTAATTTTATAATTCGCAATTATTTTTTTCTATAAATAAGAAAACCGCTTTTATTAGAAACGGCTTTAGAATAGACGCATTAAAGGACTGCATTGCTTATTTACTTCTTCTTTTCATATTTTTTACTTTTTATCATCTTGCCGGATTTATAAGTATCTTTATACATTATTTTTCCGTCTTCATAATACTCCTTATGTGTGCCTTCTAATTGACCATTTTTATATCCCGCTTTTTCCTTTAATTTTCCATTTTCATAATATGTTTTACTTGTACCATTTAATTCATCATCTTTATATTTTACTTTTGACTGGACCTGACCGTTTTCATAATATCTTTTGCTTGTGCCATCCAACTTACCTTTTTTATAGTTTATTTTTCTCTTTAGTTTTCCATTTTCATAATATTCTTTAGTAGTACCGTTCAACTTACCTTCTTTATAATCTGACTCTTCCATTAAATTCCCATTTTCATAGTATGTTTTGATTAAACCTTCTGATTTTCCATTTTTTGTAAAACCCTCTTCCATTAATTTTTCGTTTTCATAGTATAACCTGATTATTCCATCCTGCTTATTATCTTTATAATTAGCTTCCAGAAACAAATGCCCTTCGTTGTTATATTGTTTAACTATTCCATCGGGTATTTTACCGGTCGTTTGAGTATTACCTTTTTCATCAACTATTTCTCTTGCTATTTCATTGCCTTTATCACTATAGATAATTTCTTTTGTATCTTTATTTTCAATAACTCTTCTTACGACTTCTGAAAAAGTTTTAGAAGAAATTAATAATATAAGCAAAAACACAAATATTCTTTTCATATTCACTCTTCCACTTTATCTAAAAAATCCCCATAGTGATAATTCTACTTATATTTTATATTATTTTCAAGAAAAACAAATAAATTTCTTGACAACTTATCGATATTTATCTATAATTTTACTTTAAGAGTTCTATATAACTTAAGATAATCATAAATAGTTGGAAAGAACCAAATCAGAAAAGGAGAAAACAATCATGGACAGATGTAATTGGAAAATTGTAGCGTTATTTTTTTGTTGTTTGGTATTAGCCGGGTGTGCTGCTTCTCAAATTACTTTAAATCCTCAAACAAACATAAAGGAATTCAGGAAAATTGCGGTTGTAGGTCCTAATACTACACCTGAAGTTCTAGTAGCTGCAGGATTATGGGAAGCAGATTTAATGGCCCTGGGTTTTACTGTAGTAGACAGAGGAAATATTGATACTCTTTTGAAAGAACAAGGACTTTCTTTATCAGGAGTAACCAAATCCGAGCAGTCAATGAAGATAGGTAGTTTGCTCGGAGTCGA from the Elusimicrobiota bacterium genome contains:
- a CDS encoding dienelactone hydrolase family protein, with the translated sequence MDNVSLFNCMFKSKLIVSVLGSSVICILFCFNASAKIITKDVEYKDGKTVLEGFLAYDDSVEGKRPGVLIVHEWNGLGSYVKNRAQQIAQLGYVAFCADIYGKGIRPKNTEESAKQAGIYRADRILMRRRVILGLEELINQETVDPSRIVAIGYCFGGGTVLELARSGIEIAGVISFHGNLDTPNPKDSKNIKAKVLVLQGSEDPAAPPDARLAFQKEMDDANVDWQMIIYGGAVHGFTNPANGNDPTKGVAYNEKADKRSWNAMELFFNEIFSGK
- a CDS encoding toxin-antitoxin system YwqK family antitoxin; translated protein: MKRIFVFLLILLISSKTFSEVVRRVIENKDTKEIIYSDKGNEIAREIVDEKGNTQTTGKIPDGIVKQYNNEGHLFLEANYKDNKQDGIIRLYYENEKLMEEGFTKNGKSEGLIKTYYENGNLMEESDYKEGKLNGTTKEYYENGKLKRKINYKKGKLDGTSKRYYENGQVQSKVKYKDDELNGTSKTYYENGKLKEKAGYKNGQLEGTHKEYYEDGKIMYKDTYKSGKMIKSKKYEKKK
- the msrA gene encoding peptide-methionine (S)-S-oxide reductase MsrA codes for the protein MEKAIFAGGCFWCMQPPFEKLDGISEVSVGYTGGNLEKPTYEDVSTGKTGHFEAVEVIYDPQKITYSELLDVFWKSIDPTDTGGQFVDRGTQYQTAIFYLNDEQKQLAEESKERLQKSGKFLKPIVTKIIKATIFYKAEKYHQEYYKKCPLQYNIYKMNSGRDEFLNKNGGSEKKVKKPEYKKIPKEEIKKKLTSIQYDVTQQCGTEPAFNNKYWNNKKEGIYVDIVSGEPLFSSLDKFDSGSGWPSFTKPLESSNIVKKEDKSLPVERTEVRSKSGDSHLGHVFEDGPKPTGLRYCINSASIRFIPKEDLEKEGYGEYKKLFEK